AGGCGGTGTATAAATCGGGAACCCTTACGGGGGCAGCAGAAGTGCTGTTTATTTCACAGCCGGGTGTCAGCCTGCACCTGAGTTCCCTTGAGAATTATGTAGGCTACAAGCTTTTCGACCGTACCGGAAGGAGGATGGTGCCTACCGAACGCGGAAAGGTGCTCTATAATTTTATCATAGAAGCGCTGACCAAACTCGAGGAAGCCGAAAAAAACTTCCAGCGCAGTACCGAAAAACATACGCCTACCATCAGTATCGGGATGTGCTTTGAAACATTCCAGATTACGCTCGAACCTTATATTGCTACCTTGCCGTTTAATGTCATCATTATGTTTGGTGAATACCCGGAGATGGTCGAAAACCTCGAAAAAGGGATACTCGATATCATCATTACCCCACAGATGGTTCCGCGCAATACGATTGAATACCAGCCTTTTTCTTCCGAAACCATTGTGCTGGTCGGTGGGAATGATACTGATGTAGCAGCTTTTGAGGCCGTTGTCCAGCAAGAGGATCGTACAGCCGTTGAAAACTGGCTGAAAGAACAAAAATGGTACGGGACTACAGGCGATATGGAACACCTGCGCCGTTTCTGGCAATTGAATTTCAACAAATACCCGGATTTCCGCCCGAATTATATTGTACCCAACCTCAACTCCATCGTCCGTTGCCTGGCCAGTGGGATTGGGCTTTCTGTAGTTCCGGATTTCCTCTGCCGCAAAGAAATCGAAAACGGCAGTATTCAACTCGTGTGGGAAGGCAGCCCGAAGTTGGAGAATACCCTTTATTTTGCGACACGCAAGAAAACCATTTACGAAGATGAAATTGCAAGTATCAAAACCATCTTTTTAAAAGTGATGACCGCCACACCATCCGAAAATCCGTTACACTCCAACGGATTAACGAAAATGCCATCCGAAAGGGTATAACGCAACAAAGGATTTTCATAATGAAAATCCTTTGGCGTTCTTAGTGGTTTGGCAGATGTTTATTTAAAAATAATTTGCAGCACGCGGATCATAATCCGGTTGATGGGATACACCAGTCCGTTCGCGCAATAAGCAATACTCAGTTCTTCTTCCGGGTAGTACCACACCTGGGAAGCAAAACCATCTAAAGCACCGTGGTGCCCATGTCCGGGTTTACCGCAAAAACCAATCGGGTGGATGCCCATCCCGAAGGTATCCTTCTCCGTTAACAGGTACTCCAGTGTCTCCTGGGAAAAGAACTTTCCGGTGAACACGGCACGTATAAATAGCGTCAGGTCATAGGGTGATGCGACGACCGCTCCTGCACCATGGGCGATATCCATACAGGTCGAATCTTCCACTACCCAGTCCTCCTGGAAAGTATAGGAATAACATTCGTTATGCTGAACGGCAATCTTGCCACCATAATAGGTACTGTTGAGTTGTCCCCTATTACAGATCCGCTCTTTGATCAATTGTTTTAAAGACAGGCCGGTGACCCGTTCCGCTATAAATCCGAGGAAGATATAATTGGAATTCGAATATACCGCCATTTGGTCCGGTTCAAAATCGGGAGTGCATTGTATGATCCGGTCGATGACCTGCTGTTGCGTCTTCGGCACAATAGACCACGCCCTAAAGTTGGGTGTATCACTGATATCATGCAGCCCGCTCCTGTGGTGGAGCAGGTCACTGATCCGGATACGATCCCCGTTCGGGACACCCGGAATGTATTTGGACAGTACGGCATTGAGGTCCAAAAGGCCTTCTTCGTACAACTGAAAAATCAGGACGGCTGTAAAGGATTTTGAAATGGAACCTACCCGGTACCGTGTATATTGGTGTGCGGGGATTTTCCCGGTAGGAGTGGTAAACTTATACCCTACCGAATGCTGGTAGACAACAGTATCTTTTACAGCGATACAAATGCTGCCCATCCCCATATTATTGTCATAAAGCGTATTGAAAAATGTGGCTAATGCTTCTTTAGCCAAGTCGGAAATGATAGATCCGGTTTCCGGTACCGGCTGGTTTTGATACTGCATAACAGTGCTTTTTTAAAGGTTGTGATGTATTCGCTGCTGTAAGATTGCTGTCACAAAATTCCCCACCCCGTTATCATTATTGGAGGTGGTCATACAATCGGCTTTGGAGCGCACCAAGGCATTGGCATTGGCCATCGCGACCCCAATTCCCGATGCGACCAATAATTCAATATCATTCACATCGTCCCCAAAGGCAACCACATGCGACATATCGAGCCCCAGGCTTCCGGTAATGTATTCCACAGCACTGCATTTTGAAATCAGGCGTGGCATGACCTGGATGAATTTCCCTTCTTCGGTAATCAGCAACCGTTGGTCTTCCGTCAGGAGTGCTGTGATTTCATGGTGTGGAAAATTCCGGTCTTCGGCGATTACCGTGACCTTGTTTACCGCTTTCTCCAACAGTACTTCCAAAGGGTGGAGCTCCGCCTTAAAATCGGAATTTGGCTGCTTTTCGATACAGGGAGCATAAATGCGCCCACCCGATTCTATAGAGAAAAAGTAGTGGCTGTAATCCGTATGGAGTTTGGTAATCAGCGGGGCTATGTGCAGCGCATCCATGGTGATATTAAAGAGTTCCTTCCCCTCTTTCTGCGCCGTTGTACCGTTGGAAAACACCCAATAGTCCTGGCAGAATGCCTCATATACTGGCTTCGGGATCATGCTGGCGGGACGGGCCGTATTAAAAATAAGGTGCATGCCCAGCGCCCTGCATTCGTTTAAGGCGTCCACTGTAATAGGAGCCACTGTGCCGTCTGTTTGCAATAAAGTGCCATCAAGGTCGATGGACAGGACCTGTATATTCGTATAATTTTGAACTGTCATATCAGTAAGGATAATTATTGATTATAGTAGCCATTTGGGCTAACTGTTCCGGCGTATACCGCTGATGCACCGGGATTGTGGTGGTCGTTTCTAACAGATGTTCTGCATTCGGGCAGTCGGCACTGTATTTCCAGAGCACCGGATATTCATACAGCGGCCAGATATTGTATTTTTTCATATCCGATGGTATGCCCTCTTTTACGAGATAGCTGGCCAATGCAGCCCCACCCTGATCCGATTGCAGCAGCAGCCGTTGGTAACTCGGTATTGATCCCGGCACTACTTCCAGTTCGCGGACTGCCGGATGATCAATCTGTGCTATAATACTTTGGCTTTGTTGTGCCCGCAGGTTCAGATTGTCCGGGAGTTCTGCCAGGGCTGATATACCCTTTTCCGCTAAATAGGGACTCAGCCTGTAGTTCACCCCAAAATCAATTCCGTTGAGGTTCCCCATCCGGCTGTAGGACAGCGCCCGCCGGTAATATGCTTCATTATCCGTCAACAGGAAACCACCCTCCCCGGTCGAAAACATCTTATTCTTCTGGGTGCTGAAACAGGCAATATCACAAAACTGCGACAAAGGTAATCCGTTATACTGTGTCCCGGCACAATGAGCCAGGTCAAAAATCAGGGGAATTTCCCTTTCGGCCGCCCAAAGTTCAATCGCTTCCGCCGGGATGCCATACCCCCACATGGGGACTTCCACTATCGCTTTGGTCTTTCGGGTAAGCGAATGCTGTAATCCGGCGATATCCAGGCCAAAGTGGGTCCGGCAGCAATCCGAAAAAACCAGTTCAGCCCCGGTGGAAAGAATGGGAAACGCAGTACACAATGGTGCTGCGGCCGAAGTAATCACTTCATCCCCGGACTGGATCCCTACTGCCTGCAAGGCAACAATAATGGCCGCCGTACCCGAGGTGAGCGAAACACAATAGGCTGCATTAAAATATTTTTTGAGCGCATTTTCATAGTCGGTTACCGACGCGCTGTGGTCCAGGGCATCCATACCCGGAAACAATACAAAATCGGTGATGTCCATCTTATAATAGTGTTGAATGTTCTACTTCGGTTTTGAGCCGGCTGGATTTGTAATCCATGCCTTTCTGGATATCTTCCATCGCTTCATAGACCTTAATCATATCCGTCAGGGCATGTTCATAGGGCGTGTCGTGCAATACATGTTCAAAGAAGATATTCAGTTCCGTTTCATATCCGGCTTTCGAATACCCACTTTTCAACGGACTGGGCGTGTAGACCGTTACGCATTGTTTCGCTTTGAGGTCAAAGGGCGCAATGGCATTATTACCCGTGGTAATTTCAATATTGGCAAGGTCATCAATCCGTACCGTATTCCCCTGGTCGCTGATCATTTCCACCTGGTGGCGAAAGCGCGGATAATAGGAACCACTTTTCAGGCAACCGATGATCCCGTTTTCAAATTCGATCATGATCTGGAGCACCAGCGGATAGTCATTTTTAGAAAAGTGAACATCCAGCGTTTTATATTTCCCCCCAATCGAGAGGATGTAATCCAGCGGATGGATGAGTTGTGCCAGCAAGAAAGATTCTATCGTAGAGTCAAGGTTCCATAACGGTTCTTTGGGTTTGCTGCTAATGTGCTCAATAAGGACAAAGGACAGCGCACCAAAATCGGCATTGCAAATCACGTTTTTCAATATCTCATGCGAATCCGTATAGCTGAAATTCATACCTACTCCCGTTTTGATGCCCTGTGCGGCTGCGATCCCTACGAGGTCATTCAGCTGTTCCAGATTTCGCGTCGGCGGTTTTTCAATGAATACATGGATTCCATTTTGCATCGCATGTTTCGCTACCGCATAATGGATATCGGGATAGGAAGAGATCACGATCACATCGATATTTTCGGTCGCAATCATCACTTCATACGAGGTATACTGCTGGAACACCCCAAATTTATGTTCAAAAGCGTCCAGTGCCTTTTGCGAAACATCACAGATCGCTACAATCTTGGTGTACTGGCTGATGGAAATCGGGACAAACAAATTATCACACATTTGCTCGCCTAACCCGACCACCGCGATTCTTAGTTTTTTAGATTTCATAATTGCTTTGGGGTGTTACATAGTTTATTATACGTATCGGTAATGGTGCTTCGGGTGCCTTCAAAGGTGTTGACCGTCGCAATGTCGGCTATGGGTACCCATCGTACAGCTTTAGTCTCGGCAGCATTCAGGGTCAGTTCCCCTCCGATGGCTGTACCGATATAGGTCATGTCGATATGGTAATGGGCCGCCTCTTTTGAAGAAGCCGGTATCAGTTGCTGGTAGAGGTATTCGGGAGGCAGCAAACATTCCGCATCCGAAACCGGGTGCAGCTGGTGAAGGAAGGAAACCAGCCGGATCCCTATTCCCGTTTCTTCCAGCACTTCCCGTATGGCGGCTTCATTGGGATTTTCAACCGGTTCCACGTGGCCGCCCGGTACCATCCAGCGGTCAAACTTCCGGTGGTGGATCAATAATACATCGGTATCCTGCGCTAAAGTGCGGAATACGATTACACTAACAGTAGGTTGTTTTTTCATCAGGTGCTGTAGATTATATTTAAAAACAGGTCCAGTTCTTCTTTGCTAAGCCCTTCATGAACCGGAAGGGAAAATATCGTGGGAATCAGGGCTTCCGCATTCGGGCAGGACGAGGCATAAGGCGCGAACAGTGGCATCTTATACAAAGGCTGGTACTGGTACCGGAGCGGATCGGAAATGATATTGGATTGCCGTAATGCCTCTTCTATCCGGGCACGGCGGGCGATAGAAGTCTTGCAAACAATCGAATAATAATTGTCTTCGGAGGGCATGCCATTGGTAATTTCCCGGATATCATCCGTATACTGGTGGAGCTGTTCGGCCAGGTAACGCCCATGTTCCTGGCGCACTTTGATCTTGGCGGGTAATTTTTGCAGTTGCGTACTGCCTAAGGCGGCATTAATCGCACTCATCTTAAAGTTAAGCCCGGAGAAAAAACCATAAGCTCCTTGTACATTTCGGTATTCCGGATCGGTCCGGCACACTTCCCCAAAAGAGCGGAGCTCCATCAGGCGGTTGTAATCGGCCAGGGCCCGAATCAGGAAAAAAGCCCCTTCCCCGGTGGTGACCAGTTTTCGTTCATGGGTGCTAAAAATAGCATAATCCCCAAAGGAACCTAAGTAACTATCTTTCAGTCGGGTGCCGTGGCAATGGGAATTGTCTTCCAGTACTTTGATGCCTTTGGCGCGGCAAATATCCGAAATACGATCTACATTATTCGCATAGCCCCACATGGGGACATTGATCAGCAGCCGGGTTTTATCGGAGATTTTCTGTTGCAGGTCCGTCACGCAGACATTGAAATTCCCGGGTTCATTATCGACAAATACGGGAGTGGCTCCGGCATTCAATATCGGTAATATCGTCATCACCGGGGCCGTTGGCGGCAGGAGCACTTCGTCTCCGGGACCAATATCCTCCAGGAGCAGGATCATATAAATCCCCATAGTGGCATTGCTGCAGCACAAGGTATGGGGAACCTTAAAAAAATGGGCCAGATCCTGTTCAAACTGCTTTACAGCCGGGCCTTTGCCCGAAATACTGTCGGCCGTCAATGCAGCGACCACACTTTCAATATCCTCTTGCTCAATGTTGACATGGCAATTGTCGTACTTCTTCATGCGTATGTAAGTTTTAGGGTTACTTATCAAATGGTATAGTAGGATTATGCTGTTTTTTGTTGTTCCGATACACATCACTACCAGGACAACAAAATAGTTTACAGCTCTACTGGGCGGGGAGCCCCTATTGAAAGCTGTTTTTTTGAATTGTATTCTTATGGCTCGTACTTCCGAAACACCCGCCAATTCGCTTTATGTGTACCCATTGCTGAAATACAACAATATGACTACAACGTTTTCGTAAAATAAATACACCGTAGAGACACAATTTGCCGCGATATGTTTTTTTTATATCAGATAACGATATATTTCGTGTAAGAAAAAAGTACGTGCGCTATAGGAATGCCGTTCTGTAAACAAATTTGATGATACCTTGTCCCGACGATTCCCGACGAAAGTAATCGCATAATAATCCCCTGGAAACGGATACTATAATCAGGACGTAGCCCAATGGGTTTCGCTATACAGCAATAAGGGTTCCGGTAGCCAATTACCGGAACCCTTTTCGATGTTATGCTGTCCAAACGGTCAGCAGTGAATCATTGCTTAATCTGCCAATGTTTTCGGATCTACCGTACCGGATAAAATACCCTGGATTTCATCGCTGTAGCCTTTTACTGTAGTATAAGCGATTCGTTGTGCGGGGGTAAACCCGCTTAATCCTGCTGTTCTTGCTGCCGGAAGGCCATTAATGATTTCGTCCGCCAGGGTATTAAACAGTGCCAGTATCTCGGTCTGTGATAATGGAGCGGTTGCCGCTGCCGTTTTTGCAATGGTATAGCCCATACGTGCTGCTGCCATGCGCTGTTGCGGAGTTCCATGGTGCCCTGCATCCTGGAATTCACAGTCCCCAATCTGGAAGAACAACTGGTAAAAGTCGACTTCCTCACTCCACAGGTACTGGCTGCCTTCGGGATGGGTCATAAAATAAGCTGCCATAAAATCGGCACCCAGTTCATTATGCCGTGTCCATTCCGGTGTCGCCTGTTGATCGGTAACGTTATTAAACTGGATCTGGTGGGCCCATTCGTGTGCCAATATTCCTGTCCATGCAATCCCTTTTTCCACCTGTGCAACCTGCGCCATGATATCAATCATCCCATCCCCTATCACAATGGATCGGTTACCCCCCTGAATTTGTGCATAGGCATCCATCACATAAATCGGTGTTCGCAACGTCGAATTCTGGTCCGCATACGCAGCTATAATCAGGTCGGCTTGTGCTTCAACATCGCCCACGGTAGCCTGATTACAAATGCTATACGCATTCAATAGTGCCGTACGGTCTCCAAAAAAAGAATGGTGCTGGCCCAGTAGCGTCACAGGATCCCAAAATTGCCAGAAGCGCTGTAATTCCGTTTTTCGTTCCTGCATTAGTACCGTATATTCCCCATTCGCGCCAAAAGTAACATTAGTCGTATCACTTATAAAAGCATTGATTAAGAATAAGAGGCTCAATGTTTCCCCGTTCGTGACCGAAAAAGCATCCCGCTGCTGCCCATAGGCCCGGATGATATTCCCAAATTCCAGGTTATTGCATTGCTCCGTACTATTCATGGCCCGCCGTAATACGCTGCCATAATTATCGGCCAATCGACCCTGTGGTGGATCACAGACCAGTGCGAGAAGTTCCGGTGTTTCAACAGCCTTTGGCTCAGTACCGATGACGCTATTGTCATCATCATTTTTGTTACAGGCGACAAACCCTGCGCAGCATACTGCTATTGCTGCCGCAATTACTCTTGTTTTTGTTTTCATTCATTAAGGTTTTTAGTTAATTATTCCGTTACCGGATTACATTACCTAATGGCTTTGAGAAACCCTAAATACTAATTGGCTATTATTTTGGGTCTCGTGTACCGGAGGTAATTTCTTTGATTGTTACTATTTCGATGTTGGCCGAAGCCAAAGTACCGGACAGGCCTCTATTGCTTTAGGCTGAGGGGATGTTACTATCACTCTAAAAGCTGCCACTGACAACAACTGCTTCTTTTTTACATTTTCACTATAGTATCAGTAACCTAAGACTGCTTTTTACACTAATGTGATATGTATTTCAAACCATACCTGCTAAACATTCAGGCAAAGCTATCGTTTCAGAATACAACAAAATACCCCTAAAAGCCATATTAATAACAGTATAGGGTAGAAACGTTATTTTTTTAACAATCATACTCCCCATCTGAGCACCTTTGACCTGTGAGTTATTCGAGCGTTAGTCTTATTCGCTGTGAGCCAAAACCAAAAAAGCCTTCCGGTGAGGGAAGGCTTTGATAAGAGTATGCGGCAGCTGCTGCTACCGCTCAAAAATGAATTTAATATTAAGGTGTCACATACAAATAACCCGAACGTTCTACCGTACCACCGTGGGGTGTTTCATATTTCAGGATATAGAAATAAGTTCCTGCAGGCACGACCTCCCCTTTGCTAATGGTACCTTTTCCTTCGGAAATACCGCGGAATACATTACCATTCGTATGGTATCCATTCGTATGGTAAATACGGGCACCATACCGGTTAAAGATTTCAACGGAATTGTTTGGATAGCGTTCCAGCCCTTCAATATTGAAATAATCATTTTGCCCGTCACCATTAGGGGACAGCCCGTTGTATATCACAATACCGGAAACGGTAATCGTCGCTTCATCACGGTTGTTATCCGGATTCGGGTCTTCCGGGAACGAACTTTCAAGGTAGGCTACATTCAGGTAGTCTCCGGATCCCTTCACGATTGCCGTCACTTTTAAGGTCAGTGTTTCCCCACCTTCCAGTTGTGCAATAGTCCACAATCCGGTTAGGGGATTATAACTGCCACCCGTTGTAAAGGCTTGTACAAAAGTGTACCCATCCGGCAGGGTTTCGTTAATGACCACATCGGTAAAGGCTACCGTACCCAAGTTGGTCGCTGCAATAGTAAAGACCACTGTATCCCCTACTGCTACGGTACTGCTGGCATCTACCGTTTTGGTGATGGCAATATCTCCGCAAAGGGTGATCGTTACCCCAAAGGTGATCTCAACAATCGGGTCACAGTTGGCTGCATTGATATAAGCTACGCTCACCGTTCCCGCACCTGCTGTTATCCATTGTACGGTAACATAATTATCCGTCAGTTGACCACCGCTAAGGATAGTCCCGCCACTTATGAACCAAACGTAATCGGACATTCCGGCCACAGTTGTGTAGGTCACCGTTTCTAAGACACAGGCCTCCGGGTTCCAGCCGGAAGTATCGCCCGGCAAATCGGTTCTTAGAACCGCCGTTACTTCCAGGCGTATTTCACTTTCGCAACCCGATACCAAATCCGATTCGGTGGCATAATACACCGTTCCATCCGTTAGCAGCTGATTCAATGGAAGCGGATTGCCTCCCGTTGGTGTAGCATACCAATTGAAGTTGGTTGCATTGACCTGCAGGTCTGCTACCGTTGGATTATCAATCCCACAGAATGACTGTATGGGATCATTTGTAGTCGGTGTAGGCACATGGGCTACCGTCAGTGTGATGGGTTTGCCCGTGTACGGATCGTTGATGCACACATCATAACCCGATACCGCGATATAATAGGTTACCGTTGTCGCTGGTGCTACACTATAGGTCGCACCGGTATGGACCAATTGGGTTAATTCAGGATCACTATACCAGGTATACACAGGGCTCACTACAGTACCACTCGCGGTCAGGAGTACGGTGTCACCCGTACAGACATAACGGTCGGCAATTGTAATATCGGCCGCTGTGGCTTTTCTGTTTACTGTAACCGTTGCCGTTTGGGCAGTACCCGGCGTATTTTCACAATAGCCGTCTCCCGCTACCGTAACATAATATGCAGTTGTCACCACCGGGCTCACGGTAAGCTGTGCTCCCGTACCCAATACTGTCATCAGATTGCTATCGGCATACCAGGTAAATACCGGATTCGGCACCAGGGTACTGGCTGTTAAAACAGCGGTTTCATCCACACAGATCGTTACCGGATCCACCCCGATCAGGGCAGCCCAGGCAGCAGGGGTTAGCGTAACCATCACGGCCAAACGTTGGGTACTTTCACAACCACCTGCAGTCTGTGAGGCATAATAGGTTGCCCCCTGAACTACTACCGTTGCAGGGTCTAAAGCTACTCCACCCGTAGCCGAAGCATACCATTGTATCGCATCACCGGTAGCAACCAGGTTGGCGACTGTAGGTATTGTTGCCGTGCAAAAAGATTGTGTAGTAGCACCTGTTGGTGGTGCCGCATCGTTTAAGATCACGGTTATCGCCAAACGCACTGAGCTTTCACAACCGCTCGCATCGGTTAGCGAAGCATAATAAATACCACCATCCGTTAAGGCTGTTGTTGGAGGAAGAATAGTTCCGCCTGTTGGCAAATTATACCACGTTACATTCGTTTCATTCACCTGTAAATTGGCCACTGTTGGCACGTTGATCACACAGAATTCCTGCGTCAAATCTGGAGTCGTTGGTGTCGGCGCATCGTTTAAGATGACGGTTATCGCCAAGCGTATCGAACTTTCACAACCGCTCGCATCGGTTAGCGAAGCATAATAAATAGCGCCATCCGTTAAGGCTGTGGTTGGAGGCACAATAGTTCCGCCGGTTGAAGCAGTATACCACGTTACATTCGTTTCATTCACCTGTAAATTAGCCACTGTTGGCACATTGATCACACAGAATTCCTGCGTAGGGTCTGGAGTCGTTGGCGTTGCCGCATCATTTAAGATCACGGTTATCGCCAAGCGTACCGAACTTTCACAACCGCTCGCATCGGTTAGCGAAGCATAATAAATGCCACCATCCGTTAAGGCTGTTGTTGGAGCGATAATGGTTCCGCCTGTTGGCAAATCATACCACGTAACATTCGTTTCATTCACCTGCAGATCGGCTACCGTTGGCGTGTTGATCACACAGAATTCCTGCGTCAAATCAGTAGTCGTTGGTGTCGGCGCATCGTTTAAGATGACGGTTATCGCCAAGCGTACCGAACTTTCACAACCGCTCGCATCGGTTAGCGAAGCATAATAAATACCACCATCCGTTAAGGCTGTTGTTGGAGGAACAATGGTTCCGCCTGTTGGCAAATCATACCACGTAATATTCGTTTCATTCACCTGCAGATCGGCTACCGTTGGCGCGTTGATCACACAAAATTCCTGCGTAGGGTCTGGAGTCGTTGGCGTTGCCGCATCGTTTAAGATTACAGTTATCGCCAAACGTACCGAACTCGCACAGCCATTAGCATCCGTCAGCGAAGCATAATAGATACCACCATCGGTTAAGGCTGTGGTTGGAGGCACAATAGTTCCGCCTGTTGGCAAATTATACCACGTAACATTCGTTTCATTCACCTGTAGATCCGCTACTGTTGGTGCATTGATCACACAGAATTCCTGCGTCAAATCAGTAGTTGTTGGTGTGGCCGCATCGTTTAAGATGACGGTTATCGCCAAGCGTACCGAGCTTGCACAACCGCTCGCATCCGTAAGCGAAGCATAATAAATAGCGCCATCCGTTAAGGCTGTGGTTGGAGGCAAAATAGTTCCGCCTGTTGGCAAATTATACCACGTAACATTCGTTTCATTCACCTGTAAATTGGCTACTGTTGGCGCATTGATCACACAGAATTCCTGCGTCAAATCTGGAGTCGTTGGCGTTGCCGCATCATTTAAGATTACAGTTATCGCCAAACGTACCGAACTCGCACAGCCATTAGCATCCGTCAGCGAAGCATAATAGATACCGCCATCCGTTAAGGCTGTTGTTGGAGGAACAATGGTTCCGCCTGTTGGCAAATCATACCACGTAATATTCGTTTCGTTCACCTGCAGATCCGCTACTGTTGGTGCATTGATCACACAGAATTCTTGCGTCAAATCAGTAGTCGTTGGTGTCGGCGCATCGTTTAAGATGACGGTTATCGCCAAGCGTACCGAGCTTGCACAACCGCTCGCATCCGTAAGCGAAGCATAATAAATAGCGCCATCCGTTAAGGCTGTGGTTGGAGGCAAAATAGTTCCGCCTGTTGGCAAATTATACCACGTAACATTCGTTTCATTCACCTGTAAATTGGCTACTGTTGGCGCATTGATCACACAGAATTCCTGCGTCAAATCTGGAGTCGTTGGCGTTGCCGCATCATTTAAGATCACGGTTATCGCCAAGCGTACTGAGCTTGCACAGCCGTTAGCATCCGTCAGCGAAGCATAATAAATGCCATTATCCGTTAACGCTGTTGTTAGAGGCACAATGGTACCGCCAGTCAAAGCATCATACCACGTAACATTCGTTTCATTCACCTGCAGATCCGCTACCGTTGGCGCATTGATCACACAGAATTCCTGCGTAGGGTCGGTAGTCGTTGGCGTTGCTGCATCGTTTAAGATCACGGTTATCACCAAGCGTACCGAACTTTCACAACCGTTAGCATCCGTCAGCGAAGCATAATAAATGCCAGCGTCCGTTAACGCCGTAGTTGGAGCGATAATGGTACCGCCTGTTGGCAAATCATACCACGTAACATTCGTTTCATTCACCTGTAAATTGGCTACCGTTGGCGCGTTGATCACACAGAATTCCTGTGTGGTGTCAGTAGTCGTTGGCGTTGCCGCATCATTTAAGATCACGGTTATCGCCAAACGTACCGAACTCGCACAGCCGCTCGCATCCGTCAGCGAAGCATAATAGATACCAGCATCGGTTAAAGCTGTAGTTGGAGGCACAATGGTACCGCCTGTTGGCAAATCATACCACGTAACATTCGTTTCATTCACCTGTAGATCCGCTACTGTTGGCGCGTTGATCACACAGAATTCCTGCGTGGTGTCTGGAGTCGTTGGCGTTGCCGCATCATTTAAGATCACGGTTATCGCCAAGCGTACCGAACTTTCACAACCGCTCGCATCGGTTAGCGAAGCATAATAAATACCACCATCCGTTAAGGCTGTTGTTGGAGCGATAATGGTTCCGCCTGTTGGCAAATCATACCACGTAACATTCGTTTCATTCACTTGCAGATCCGCTACCGTTGGTCCGTTGATCACACAGAATTCCTGCGTGGTGTCTGCAGTCGTTGGTGTTGCCGCATCGTTTAAGATGACGGTTATCGCCAAACGTACCGAACTTTCACAGCCATTAGCATCCGTCAGTGACGCATAATAGATACCACCATCCGTTAAGGCTGTTGTTGGAGGAACAATGGTTCCGCCTGTTGGCAAATCATACCACGTAATATTCGTTTCATTCACCTGCAGATCGGCTACCGTTGGCGCG
The Flavobacterium kingsejongi genome window above contains:
- a CDS encoding LysR family transcriptional regulator; this translates as MVNLEWYRTFKAVYKSGTLTGAAEVLFISQPGVSLHLSSLENYVGYKLFDRTGRRMVPTERGKVLYNFIIEALTKLEEAEKNFQRSTEKHTPTISIGMCFETFQITLEPYIATLPFNVIIMFGEYPEMVENLEKGILDIIITPQMVPRNTIEYQPFSSETIVLVGGNDTDVAAFEAVVQQEDRTAVENWLKEQKWYGTTGDMEHLRRFWQLNFNKYPDFRPNYIVPNLNSIVRCLASGIGLSVVPDFLCRKEIENGSIQLVWEGSPKLENTLYFATRKKTIYEDEIASIKTIFLKVMTATPSENPLHSNGLTKMPSERV
- a CDS encoding serine hydrolase domain-containing protein translates to MQYQNQPVPETGSIISDLAKEALATFFNTLYDNNMGMGSICIAVKDTVVYQHSVGYKFTTPTGKIPAHQYTRYRVGSISKSFTAVLIFQLYEEGLLDLNAVLSKYIPGVPNGDRIRISDLLHHRSGLHDISDTPNFRAWSIVPKTQQQVIDRIIQCTPDFEPDQMAVYSNSNYIFLGFIAERVTGLSLKQLIKERICNRGQLNSTYYGGKIAVQHNECYSYTFQEDWVVEDSTCMDIAHGAGAVVASPYDLTLFIRAVFTGKFFSQETLEYLLTEKDTFGMGIHPIGFCGKPGHGHHGALDGFASQVWYYPEEELSIAYCANGLVYPINRIMIRVLQIIFK
- a CDS encoding HAD-IIB family hydrolase, yielding MTVQNYTNIQVLSIDLDGTLLQTDGTVAPITVDALNECRALGMHLIFNTARPASMIPKPVYEAFCQDYWVFSNGTTAQKEGKELFNITMDALHIAPLITKLHTDYSHYFFSIESGGRIYAPCIEKQPNSDFKAELHPLEVLLEKAVNKVTVIAEDRNFPHHEITALLTEDQRLLITEEGKFIQVMPRLISKCSAVEYITGSLGLDMSHVVAFGDDVNDIELLVASGIGVAMANANALVRSKADCMTTSNNDNGVGNFVTAILQQRIHHNL
- a CDS encoding DegT/DnrJ/EryC1/StrS family aminotransferase, producing MDITDFVLFPGMDALDHSASVTDYENALKKYFNAAYCVSLTSGTAAIIVALQAVGIQSGDEVITSAAAPLCTAFPILSTGAELVFSDCCRTHFGLDIAGLQHSLTRKTKAIVEVPMWGYGIPAEAIELWAAEREIPLIFDLAHCAGTQYNGLPLSQFCDIACFSTQKNKMFSTGEGGFLLTDNEAYYRRALSYSRMGNLNGIDFGVNYRLSPYLAEKGISALAELPDNLNLRAQQSQSIIAQIDHPAVRELEVVPGSIPSYQRLLLQSDQGGAALASYLVKEGIPSDMKKYNIWPLYEYPVLWKYSADCPNAEHLLETTTTIPVHQRYTPEQLAQMATIINNYPY
- a CDS encoding Gfo/Idh/MocA family protein is translated as MKSKKLRIAVVGLGEQMCDNLFVPISISQYTKIVAICDVSQKALDAFEHKFGVFQQYTSYEVMIATENIDVIVISSYPDIHYAVAKHAMQNGIHVFIEKPPTRNLEQLNDLVGIAAAQGIKTGVGMNFSYTDSHEILKNVICNADFGALSFVLIEHISSKPKEPLWNLDSTIESFLLAQLIHPLDYILSIGGKYKTLDVHFSKNDYPLVLQIMIEFENGIIGCLKSGSYYPRFRHQVEMISDQGNTVRIDDLANIEITTGNNAIAPFDLKAKQCVTVYTPSPLKSGYSKAGYETELNIFFEHVLHDTPYEHALTDMIKVYEAMEDIQKGMDYKSSRLKTEVEHSTLL
- a CDS encoding NUDIX hydrolase, with amino-acid sequence MKKQPTVSVIVFRTLAQDTDVLLIHHRKFDRWMVPGGHVEPVENPNEAAIREVLEETGIGIRLVSFLHQLHPVSDAECLLPPEYLYQQLIPASSKEAAHYHIDMTYIGTAIGGELTLNAAETKAVRWVPIADIATVNTFEGTRSTITDTYNKLCNTPKQL